One part of the Hydra vulgaris chromosome 01, alternate assembly HydraT2T_AEP genome encodes these proteins:
- the LOC136074471 gene encoding histone H1-delta-like, producing MSDAASPEKIAKKSAPKKPADHAPYKAMIVDAINSLKERKGSSRQAIAKHVKANNEVGDNVDSQVKINLKQMVVAGELVQVKGVGASGSFRVTAKPKAAKKSPAATVKKAKEESKEVKNSTS from the coding sequence ATGAGTGATGCTGCGTCTCCTGAAAAGATCGCGAAGAAGTCGGCTCCAAAAAAGCCTGCCGATCATGCTCCGTACAAGGCCATGATTGTTGATGCCATCAATTCGCTTAAAGAACGCAAAGGATCGTCCAGACAAGCCATAGCTAAGCACGTAAAAGCCAACAACGAGGTAGGCGATAATGTCGATTCGCAAGTGAAGATTAATCTTAAGCAAATGGTGGTTGCTGGTGAGCTAGTACAAGTGAAAGGTGTTGGCGCATCCGGTTCGTTTAGAGTTACAGCCAAGCCTAAAGCGGCGAAGAAGAGTCCTGCTGCAACCGTTAAAAAAGCTAAGGAAGAAAGCAAAGAAGTAAAGAATAGCACGTCCTAA
- the LOC136075393 gene encoding late histone H2A.2.2-like, translating into MSGRGKGSKAKAKAKTQPFRAGLQFPVGRVHRFLHKGHYANRIGSGAPFYLAAVLEYHSAEILELAGNAARDKKKARVVPRHLQLVVRNDEELNKLLSGVTIASGGVLPNIQAVLLPKKNEKLPKPAAAK; encoded by the coding sequence ATGTCAGGACGTGGTAAAGGAAGTAAAGCTAAAGCCAAGGCAAAGACACAACCTTTCAGAGCCGGCCTTCAGTTTCCCGTTGGTCGCGTTCATCGATTTTTACACAAAGGTCATTACGCTAACCGCATCGGATCAGGCGCTCCATTTTACTTGGCTGCTGTTTTGGAGTACCATTCCGCTGAAATCTTGGAGTTGGCTGGTAACGCTGCTCGAGACAAAAAGAAAGCCAGAGTTGTTCCTCGTCACTTACAGCTCGTTGTTCGCAACGACGAGGAGCTGAACAAACTGTTGTCGGGTGTAACCATTGCAAGCGGTGGTGTGCTGCCAAACATTCAAGCCGTTTTGCTGCCCAAGAAGAACGAAAAACTTCCAAAACCAGCAGCAGCCAAGTAA